A region of Streptomyces deccanensis DNA encodes the following proteins:
- a CDS encoding NADH-quinone oxidoreductase subunit M, protein MSFPLLTATAALPALGAIATAAVPAQRRNAAKLLALTVSLGTLVLAAIIAIRFDPGGDRYQLTESHAWIAEFGVRYDLGVDGIAVALIGLTALLIPFIVLAGWHDADPLETGSKRWRPTQGFFALILAVEAMVIISFAATDVFLFYIFFEAMLIPMYFLIGGFGDRAHEHGEETASTQRSYAAVKFLLYNLVGGLIMLAAVIGLYVVAGNFSLPEIAEARANGTLEMATTTERWLFLGFFFAFAVKAPLWPLHTWLPNAMQESTAPVAVLITAVVDKVGTFAMLRFCLGLFPEASTWATPAILVLALISIIYGALLAVGQRDIKRLVAYASISHFGFIILGIFAMTSQGQSGATLYMVNHGISTAALMLVAGFLISRRGSRLIADYGGVQKVAPVLAGTFLIGGLATLSLPGLAPFVSEFLVLVGTFARYPVVGIIATVGIVLAALYTLVLYQRTMTGPVKAEVEGMPDLRVRELVVVAPLVALLIFLGVFPKPLTDIVNPAVEHTMSDVQKKDPQPEVEAAK, encoded by the coding sequence ATGTCCTTTCCTCTGCTGACAGCGACGGCGGCGCTCCCGGCCCTCGGGGCCATCGCCACGGCCGCCGTCCCCGCCCAGCGGCGCAACGCCGCGAAACTGCTGGCGCTGACCGTCTCACTGGGCACGCTCGTGCTCGCCGCGATCATCGCGATCCGCTTCGACCCCGGCGGCGACCGCTACCAGCTCACCGAGTCCCACGCCTGGATCGCCGAGTTCGGGGTGCGGTACGACCTGGGCGTGGACGGCATCGCGGTGGCGCTCATCGGGCTCACCGCCCTGCTGATCCCGTTCATCGTCCTCGCGGGCTGGCACGACGCCGACCCGCTGGAGACGGGCAGCAAGAGGTGGCGGCCGACCCAGGGCTTCTTCGCCCTGATCCTGGCCGTCGAGGCGATGGTGATCATCTCCTTCGCGGCCACCGACGTCTTCCTCTTCTACATCTTCTTCGAAGCCATGCTCATCCCGATGTACTTCCTCATCGGCGGCTTCGGGGACCGGGCCCACGAGCACGGCGAGGAGACGGCGTCCACGCAACGCTCGTACGCCGCCGTGAAGTTCCTCCTCTACAACCTGGTCGGCGGTCTGATCATGCTGGCCGCCGTCATCGGCCTGTACGTGGTCGCCGGGAACTTCTCGCTCCCGGAGATCGCCGAGGCCCGCGCCAACGGCACGCTGGAGATGGCGACCACCACCGAACGGTGGCTGTTCCTCGGCTTCTTCTTCGCCTTCGCGGTGAAGGCGCCGCTGTGGCCGCTGCACACCTGGCTGCCCAACGCCATGCAGGAGTCCACCGCCCCCGTCGCCGTCCTCATCACGGCCGTCGTCGACAAGGTCGGCACCTTCGCGATGCTCCGCTTCTGCCTCGGCCTGTTCCCCGAGGCCAGCACCTGGGCGACGCCCGCGATCCTCGTCCTGGCGCTGATCAGCATCATCTACGGGGCGCTGCTCGCGGTCGGCCAGCGCGACATCAAGCGGCTGGTGGCGTACGCGTCGATCTCGCACTTCGGCTTCATCATCCTGGGCATCTTCGCCATGACCAGCCAGGGCCAGTCCGGCGCGACGCTCTACATGGTCAACCACGGCATCTCGACGGCCGCCCTGATGCTGGTCGCCGGATTCCTGATCTCCCGGCGCGGCTCCCGGCTCATCGCCGACTACGGCGGAGTGCAGAAGGTCGCGCCCGTGCTCGCCGGCACCTTCCTGATCGGCGGTCTCGCGACGCTGTCGCTGCCCGGACTCGCCCCGTTCGTCAGCGAGTTCCTGGTCCTGGTCGGCACGTTCGCGCGCTACCCGGTGGTCGGGATCATCGCCACCGTCGGCATCGTCCTCGCCGCGCTCTACACCCTCGTCCTCTACCAGCGGACGATGACGGGCCCGGTGAAGGCCGAGGTCGAGGGGATGCCCGACCTGAGGGTCCGCGAACTCGTGGTGGTCGCCCCGCTGGTCGCGCTGCTGATCTTCCTGGGTGTCTTCCCGAAGCCGCTCACCGACATCGTCAACCCGGCGGTCGAGCACACCATGTCCGACGTCCAGAAGAAGGACCCCCAGCCCGAGGTGGAGGCGGCCAAGTGA
- the recQ gene encoding DNA helicase RecQ, with protein MIGTGGTSVMADEDRTTGTDSEALAVLHRVFGYDAFRGEQEAIIEHVVAGGDAVVLMPTGGGKSLCYQIPSLVRPGTGIVVSPLIALMQDQVDALRALGVRAGFINSTQDFDERRVVEAEFLAGELDLLYLAPERLRLDTTLDLLGRGKISVFAIDEAHCVSQWGHDFRPDYLSLSLLGQRWPDVPRIALTATATRATHREITERLDMPRARHFEASFDRPNIQYRIVPKADPKKQLLSFLRQEHAGDAGIVYCLSRNSVEKTAEFLSKNGVEAVPYHAGLDAGTRAAHQSRFLREEGLVVVATIAFGMGIDKPDVRFVAHLDLPKSVEGYYQETGRAGRDGLPSTAWMAYGLNDVIQQRKMIQGSEGDEAFRRRAAAHLDAMLALCETARCRRGQLLQYFGQEPRDEGCGNCDTCLVPPETWDGTVAAQKVLSTVVRLQRERGQKFGAVQIVDILLGRRTAKVIQFDHDQLSVFGIGEDLAEGEWRGVVRQLLAQGLLAVEGEYGTLVLTEESGAVLRRERDVPLRKEPKKPATARQASGGSGASGSGSSGSGRGERKAKVAVELSDDLVPVFEALRAWRAEQAREQGVPAYVIFHDATLREIAATAPASVAELGTISGIGEKKLATYGEGVLGVLASLGGTGTDEGSSAAAPATAAATASATDGDAHGSFDWPDDEPEPEPDDWA; from the coding sequence ATGATCGGGACGGGCGGGACGAGTGTGATGGCGGACGAGGACAGGACGACCGGGACGGACAGCGAGGCGCTGGCCGTGCTCCACCGGGTCTTCGGGTATGACGCCTTCCGGGGCGAGCAGGAAGCGATCATCGAGCACGTGGTCGCGGGCGGCGACGCCGTCGTCCTCATGCCGACCGGCGGCGGCAAGTCCCTCTGCTACCAGATCCCGTCCCTGGTCAGGCCCGGCACGGGCATCGTCGTCTCCCCGCTGATCGCGCTGATGCAGGACCAGGTGGACGCGCTGCGGGCCCTCGGCGTGCGCGCGGGGTTCATCAACTCCACCCAGGACTTCGACGAGCGCCGGGTGGTCGAGGCCGAGTTCCTTGCCGGCGAGCTGGACCTCCTCTACCTCGCACCGGAGCGCCTGCGGCTCGACACCACCCTGGATCTGCTGGGGCGCGGCAAGATCTCGGTCTTCGCGATCGACGAGGCACACTGCGTCTCCCAGTGGGGCCACGACTTCCGGCCCGACTACCTCTCCCTCTCCCTCCTCGGACAGCGCTGGCCCGACGTACCGCGCATCGCCCTCACCGCCACCGCCACCCGCGCCACGCACCGCGAGATCACCGAGCGGCTGGACATGCCGCGGGCCCGGCACTTCGAGGCCAGCTTCGACCGGCCCAACATCCAGTACCGCATCGTGCCCAAGGCCGACCCGAAGAAGCAGCTCCTGTCTTTCCTGCGCCAGGAGCACGCGGGCGACGCCGGCATCGTCTACTGCCTCTCCCGCAACTCCGTGGAGAAGACCGCCGAGTTCCTCAGCAAGAACGGCGTCGAGGCGGTGCCGTACCACGCGGGCCTCGACGCGGGCACCCGCGCGGCCCACCAGTCACGGTTCCTGCGCGAGGAAGGGCTCGTCGTCGTCGCCACGATCGCCTTCGGCATGGGCATCGACAAACCCGACGTCCGCTTCGTCGCCCACCTCGACCTGCCGAAGTCCGTCGAGGGCTACTACCAGGAGACCGGCCGCGCCGGCCGCGACGGACTGCCGTCCACGGCCTGGATGGCGTACGGCCTGAACGACGTCATACAACAGCGGAAGATGATCCAGGGCAGCGAGGGCGACGAGGCGTTCCGCCGCCGGGCCGCGGCCCACCTGGACGCGATGCTGGCGCTCTGCGAGACCGCGCGCTGCCGCCGGGGCCAGCTCCTCCAGTACTTCGGCCAGGAACCCCGGGACGAGGGCTGCGGCAACTGCGACACCTGCCTCGTCCCACCGGAGACCTGGGACGGCACCGTCGCCGCGCAGAAGGTGCTCTCCACGGTGGTGCGGCTCCAGCGCGAGCGCGGGCAGAAGTTCGGCGCCGTGCAGATCGTCGACATCCTGCTGGGGCGGCGGACCGCGAAGGTCATCCAGTTCGACCACGACCAGCTCTCCGTCTTCGGCATCGGCGAGGACCTGGCCGAGGGCGAATGGCGGGGCGTCGTACGGCAGTTGCTGGCCCAGGGGCTCCTCGCTGTCGAGGGTGAGTACGGCACGCTCGTGCTCACCGAGGAGAGCGGGGCGGTGCTGCGGCGGGAGCGGGACGTACCGCTGCGCAAGGAACCGAAGAAGCCGGCGACCGCACGACAGGCGTCCGGCGGCTCCGGGGCGTCGGGGTCCGGCTCGTCGGGCTCCGGCCGGGGCGAACGAAAGGCGAAGGTGGCCGTCGAACTCTCCGACGACCTGGTCCCCGTCTTCGAAGCCCTCCGCGCCTGGCGCGCCGAACAGGCCCGCGAACAGGGCGTCCCCGCCTACGTCATCTTCCACGACGCCACCCTCCGCGAGATCGCGGCCACGGCCCCCGCGTCCGTCGCCGAACTCGGCACCATCAGCGGTATCGGCGAGAAGAAGCTCGCGACGTACGGGGAGGGCGTGCTCGGGGTCCTCGCCTCACTGGGCGGCACCGGCACCGACGAGGGCTCCTCGGCAGCCGCCCCGGCCACCGCCGCCGCCACCGCTTCAGCCACGGACGGGGACGCGCACGGCTCCTTCGACTGGCCGGACGACGAGCCGGAACCCGAGCCGGACGACTGGGCGTAG
- a CDS encoding AAA family ATPase has product MDAQDTAEKLRAITGELSERFYERDDVVRTLMVTLLAGQHSLLLGPPGTAKSEMARELTGRFEGAAYWEILLSKFTAPTRMFGPIDVAALTRGEYRQVYEGRATTAHVAFIDEIFKCSMAALNETLGYLNERIYHPENGGEPIHCPLIGAITASNELPVGEDSAAIYDRLLVRIEVGYLEDPSNFAALVRSAVSRPRAPTRTTVELAALRHAVTEAVPAVAVPDAIVDAVCTLRAALRRKELVASDRRWRQAVALLQASAYLDSREEVAEADLSVLTHVLWDSPAQRPTVEREVLHLVNPDAKEALDLADTIDELEAQLDAMAGQSREALSEWVIKKAHNRLAMAGQRLEKLREEAASSGRSTAAIDRVTGRQRAVRARVLTEALGVDASTVQAQL; this is encoded by the coding sequence ATGGACGCGCAGGACACGGCGGAGAAGCTGCGGGCGATCACCGGGGAGCTGTCGGAACGCTTCTACGAGCGCGACGACGTGGTACGCACCCTGATGGTCACCCTGCTGGCCGGGCAGCACTCGCTGCTGCTCGGCCCACCCGGCACCGCGAAGTCCGAAATGGCCAGAGAACTCACCGGCAGGTTCGAGGGGGCGGCCTACTGGGAGATCCTGCTGTCGAAGTTCACCGCCCCGACGAGGATGTTCGGCCCCATCGACGTCGCCGCCCTGACCCGAGGCGAGTACCGCCAGGTGTACGAAGGCCGCGCCACGACCGCGCACGTCGCGTTCATCGACGAGATCTTCAAGTGCTCCATGGCCGCCCTCAACGAGACGCTGGGCTACCTCAACGAGCGGATCTACCACCCCGAGAACGGCGGCGAGCCGATCCACTGCCCCCTGATCGGAGCCATCACGGCGAGCAACGAACTGCCCGTCGGAGAGGACTCGGCCGCGATCTACGACCGGCTCCTGGTGCGCATCGAGGTCGGATACCTCGAAGACCCCTCCAACTTCGCCGCGCTGGTCCGCTCCGCCGTCAGCCGCCCCCGGGCACCGACACGGACCACCGTCGAGCTGGCCGCGCTGCGGCACGCGGTCACCGAAGCCGTGCCCGCCGTCGCCGTGCCCGACGCGATCGTCGACGCCGTGTGCACACTGCGCGCCGCCCTGCGCCGCAAGGAACTCGTCGCCTCCGACCGCCGATGGCGGCAGGCCGTGGCCCTGCTCCAGGCGTCCGCGTACCTCGACAGCCGCGAGGAGGTCGCCGAGGCCGACCTGTCGGTGCTGACGCACGTGCTCTGGGACTCCCCGGCGCAACGCCCGACCGTCGAGCGCGAGGTGCTGCACCTGGTCAACCCCGACGCCAAGGAGGCCCTCGACCTGGCCGACACCATCGACGAACTGGAGGCCCAGCTCGACGCGATGGCCGGGCAGTCACGCGAGGCGCTGAGCGAATGGGTCATCAAGAAGGCCCACAACAGACTGGCCATGGCGGGGCAGCGACTGGAGAAACTGCGCGAGGAGGCGGCGAGTTCGGGCCGTTCCACCGCCGCCATCGACCGGGTCACCGGCCGCCAGCGGGCCGTACGCGCCCGTGTCCTCACCGAGGCCCTCGGCGTGGACGCGAGCACGGTGCAGGCCCAGCTCTGA
- the nuoN gene encoding NADH-quinone oxidoreductase subunit NuoN, with translation MSASAVHSLWTTAADPITKIDAPKIEYGQLSPTLIVIGAAIIGVLVEAFVPRKTRYYAQVFVSVVALAASFAAVVALAAGGYGTTKAGIAAMGAIAVDGPALFLQGTILLAGILGVFTFAERRLDPETHGNKVDSFAAQAASVPGSDSEKAAVKAGFTTTEVFPLLLFAIGGMLIFPAANDLLTLFIALEVFSLPLYLLCAVARRKRLMSQEAAVKYFLLGAFASAFTLFGIALLYGYAGSVKYATIAQVVDGTIGDLNPALADTMGNDALLLIGAAMLVMGLLFKVGAVPFHMWTPDVYQGAPTPVTGFMAAATKVAAFGALLRILYVVLPGLRWDWRPVMWAVAIVTMLAGAIVAITQTDIKRLLAYSSIAHAGFILAGVIAASPDGVSSVLFYLGAYSFVTIGAFAVVTLVRDAGGEATHLSKWAGLGRRSPLVAAVFAVFLLAFAGIPLTSGFAGKFAVFKAAAEGGAGAIVVVGVISSAIAAFFYIRVIVLMFFSEPRPEGPTVAVPSPLTMTAIAVGVAVTLVLGVAPQYFLDLAGQAGVFVR, from the coding sequence GTGAGCGCATCAGCCGTCCACAGCCTGTGGACAACCGCGGCCGACCCGATCACCAAGATCGACGCGCCGAAGATCGAATACGGGCAATTGTCGCCCACCCTGATCGTCATCGGCGCGGCGATCATCGGCGTGCTGGTCGAGGCGTTCGTCCCGCGCAAGACCCGCTACTACGCGCAGGTGTTCGTCTCCGTCGTCGCCCTCGCGGCCTCCTTCGCCGCGGTCGTCGCCCTCGCGGCGGGCGGATACGGCACCACCAAGGCCGGCATCGCCGCCATGGGCGCCATCGCCGTCGACGGACCGGCCCTGTTCCTCCAGGGCACGATCCTCCTCGCCGGCATCCTCGGCGTCTTCACCTTCGCCGAACGCCGCCTCGACCCCGAGACCCACGGCAACAAGGTCGACTCCTTCGCCGCACAGGCCGCCTCCGTGCCCGGCAGCGACAGCGAGAAGGCCGCCGTCAAGGCCGGGTTCACCACCACCGAGGTCTTCCCGCTGCTGCTCTTCGCGATCGGCGGCATGCTGATCTTCCCGGCGGCCAACGACCTGCTGACCCTCTTCATCGCCCTGGAGGTCTTCTCCCTCCCGCTCTACCTGCTGTGCGCCGTGGCCCGCCGCAAGCGGCTCATGTCGCAGGAAGCCGCCGTCAAGTACTTCCTCCTCGGCGCCTTCGCCTCCGCCTTCACCCTCTTCGGTATCGCCCTGCTGTACGGCTACGCGGGCTCGGTGAAGTACGCGACGATCGCCCAGGTCGTCGACGGCACCATCGGCGACCTCAACCCCGCCCTCGCCGACACCATGGGCAACGACGCACTCCTGCTCATCGGCGCCGCCATGCTCGTCATGGGCCTGCTCTTCAAGGTCGGCGCGGTGCCGTTCCACATGTGGACCCCCGACGTCTACCAGGGCGCGCCCACCCCGGTCACCGGCTTCATGGCCGCCGCGACCAAGGTGGCCGCCTTCGGCGCGCTGCTCCGGATCCTGTACGTCGTCCTGCCCGGTCTGCGCTGGGACTGGCGGCCGGTCATGTGGGCCGTCGCCATCGTCACCATGCTGGCGGGCGCGATCGTCGCCATCACCCAGACCGACATCAAGCGCCTGCTCGCCTACTCGTCGATCGCGCACGCCGGCTTCATCCTCGCCGGTGTCATCGCGGCCTCACCCGACGGCGTCTCGTCCGTGCTGTTCTATCTGGGCGCCTACTCCTTCGTGACCATCGGCGCGTTCGCCGTGGTCACGCTGGTGCGGGACGCGGGCGGCGAGGCCACGCACCTGTCCAAGTGGGCCGGGCTCGGCCGCAGGTCACCGCTCGTGGCGGCCGTCTTCGCGGTCTTCCTGCTGGCCTTCGCGGGCATCCCGCTGACCTCCGGGTTCGCGGGCAAGTTCGCCGTGTTCAAGGCGGCGGCGGAGGGCGGCGCGGGCGCGATCGTCGTGGTCGGTGTGATCTCGTCGGCGATCGCCGCGTTCTTCTACATCCGCGTCATCGTGCTCATGTTCTTCAGCGAGCCCCGCCCCGAGGGGCCGACGGTCGCCGTGCCGTCGCCGCTGACCATGACCGCGATCGCGGTCGGCGTCGCCGTCACCCTGGTGCTCGGCGTCGCACCGCAGTACTTCCTGGACCTGGCGGGGCAGGCGGGGGTCTTCGTGCGGTAG
- the nuoL gene encoding NADH-quinone oxidoreductase subunit L has protein sequence MENLIALLVAAPLLGAAVLLCGGRRLDAVGHWIGTALAAASFVIGAVLFADMLGKEAEHREIGQHLFSWIPVEGFQADVAFQLDQLSMTFVLLITGVGSLIHVYSIGYMEHDERRRRFFGYLNLFLAAMLLLVLADNYLLLYVGWEGVGLASYLLIGFWQHKPSAATAAKKAFLVNRVGDVGLSIAIMLMFTTFGTFAFGPVLGAVGETSEGTLTAIALMLLLAACGKSAQVPLQSWLGDAMEGPTPVSALIHAATMVTAGVYLIVRSAAVFNGAPDAQLVTTVVGAVTLLFGAIVGCAKDDIKKALAGSTMSQIGYMVLAAGLGPIGYVFAIMHLVTHGFFKAGLFLGAGSVMHGMNDEVDMRKYGGLRKYMPVTFVTFGLGYLAIIGFPGLSGFFSKDKIIEAAFAKGGTEGWILGGVALLGAAITAFYMTRVMLMTFFGEKRWQPDEHGHAPHPHESPKVMTIPMIVLAVGSVFGGAFFSIGDRFIHWLEPVTKHAHGHPPISAAAVTSATVAVMVIGVGLAWLQYGRKPVPVVAPRGSLLTRAARRDLLQDDFNHVVLVRGGEHLTRSLVYVDHTLVDGVVNGTAASMGGLSGRLRRIQNGYARSYAVSMFGGAAILIAATLLMRAV, from the coding sequence GTGGAGAACCTGATTGCGCTGCTGGTCGCGGCGCCCCTGCTCGGAGCGGCCGTCCTGCTGTGCGGCGGCCGCCGCCTCGACGCCGTCGGCCACTGGATCGGCACGGCCCTCGCCGCCGCCTCCTTCGTCATCGGCGCGGTCCTCTTCGCCGACATGCTCGGCAAGGAGGCCGAACACCGCGAGATCGGTCAGCACCTGTTCAGCTGGATCCCCGTCGAGGGCTTCCAGGCCGACGTCGCCTTCCAGCTCGACCAGCTGTCGATGACGTTCGTCCTGCTGATCACCGGGGTCGGCTCGCTCATCCACGTGTACTCCATCGGGTACATGGAGCACGACGAGCGCCGGCGCCGCTTCTTCGGCTATCTGAACCTGTTCCTCGCGGCGATGCTGCTGCTGGTCCTCGCCGACAACTACCTCCTGTTGTACGTCGGCTGGGAGGGCGTCGGCCTCGCCTCGTACCTGCTGATCGGCTTCTGGCAGCACAAGCCCAGCGCCGCCACCGCCGCGAAGAAGGCCTTCCTGGTCAACCGCGTCGGCGACGTCGGCCTGTCCATCGCCATCATGCTGATGTTCACCACCTTCGGGACCTTCGCCTTCGGGCCGGTCCTCGGCGCCGTCGGCGAGACGAGCGAGGGCACGCTCACCGCGATCGCCCTGATGCTGCTGCTCGCGGCCTGCGGCAAGTCCGCCCAGGTGCCGCTGCAGTCCTGGCTCGGGGACGCGATGGAGGGCCCGACCCCGGTCTCCGCCCTCATCCACGCCGCGACCATGGTCACCGCCGGTGTCTACCTGATCGTCCGCTCCGCCGCCGTCTTCAACGGTGCCCCGGACGCGCAGCTCGTCACCACCGTCGTCGGCGCGGTCACGCTCCTCTTCGGTGCGATCGTCGGTTGCGCGAAGGACGACATCAAGAAGGCCCTCGCCGGATCGACGATGTCGCAGATCGGGTACATGGTGCTGGCCGCGGGCCTCGGCCCCATCGGCTACGTCTTCGCGATCATGCACCTGGTGACGCACGGCTTCTTCAAGGCCGGGCTGTTCCTCGGCGCCGGCTCGGTCATGCACGGCATGAACGACGAGGTCGACATGCGCAAGTACGGCGGCCTGCGGAAGTACATGCCGGTCACCTTCGTCACCTTCGGCCTCGGCTACCTCGCCATCATCGGCTTCCCGGGCCTGTCCGGCTTCTTCTCCAAGGACAAGATCATCGAGGCGGCCTTCGCCAAGGGCGGCACCGAGGGCTGGATCCTCGGCGGCGTGGCCCTGCTGGGCGCGGCCATCACCGCGTTCTACATGACGCGGGTGATGCTGATGACGTTCTTCGGCGAGAAGCGCTGGCAGCCCGACGAGCACGGCCACGCACCCCACCCGCACGAGTCGCCCAAGGTCATGACGATCCCCATGATCGTCCTGGCGGTCGGCTCGGTCTTCGGCGGCGCGTTCTTCAGCATCGGCGACCGCTTCATCCACTGGCTGGAGCCCGTCACCAAGCACGCGCACGGCCACCCGCCGATCAGCGCCGCGGCGGTCACCTCGGCCACCGTCGCCGTGATGGTCATCGGCGTGGGCCTCGCCTGGCTCCAGTACGGGCGCAAGCCCGTCCCCGTCGTCGCCCCGCGCGGATCGCTGCTCACCCGGGCCGCCCGGCGCGACCTCCTCCAGGACGACTTCAACCACGTCGTCCTCGTACGCGGCGGAGAGCACCTGACGCGCTCCCTCGTCTACGTCGACCACACCCTGGTCGACGGCGTCGTCAACGGCACGGCGGCCTCCATGGGCGGCCTGTCCGGGCGGCTGCGCCGGATCCAGAACGGCTACGCCCGCTCGTACGCGGTCTCGATGTTCGGCGGCGCTGCGATCCTCATCGCCGCGACCCTGCTGATGAGGGCGGTCTGA
- the nuoK gene encoding NADH-quinone oxidoreductase subunit NuoK, with protein sequence MNPVNYLYLAALLFTIGATGVLIRRNAIVVFMCVELMLNACNLALVAFSRMHGNLDGQIIAFFTMVVAAAEVVVGLAIIVSLFRSRHSASVDDASLMKL encoded by the coding sequence GTGAATCCCGTCAACTACCTGTATCTCGCCGCGCTGCTGTTCACGATCGGCGCCACCGGCGTCCTGATCAGGCGGAACGCGATCGTGGTGTTCATGTGCGTCGAGCTGATGCTCAACGCCTGCAACCTCGCCCTGGTCGCCTTCTCCCGGATGCACGGCAATCTCGACGGCCAGATCATCGCCTTCTTCACGATGGTCGTCGCCGCCGCGGAGGTCGTGGTCGGACTCGCGATCATCGTGTCGTTGTTCCGGTCCCGCCACTCGGCCTCGGTCGACGACGCCAGCCTGATGAAGCTGTAA
- a CDS encoding NADH-quinone oxidoreductase subunit J, producing MTLAAYTTSTGEAFQFWVLGTIAVVGALCTVFMKRAVHSALCLAGTMIILAVFYLANGAYFLGIVQIVVYTGAIMMLFLFVVMLVGVTAADSLKETIKGQRWLALLCGLGFGILLIAGIGNASLTEFNGLGTANAGGNVEGLAALIFTDYVFAFELTGALLITAAVGAMVLTHRERTERAKTQRELAEQRVREGKHLPPLPAPGVYARHNAVDIAGLLPDGTPSELTVSKTLRDRGQIRDVSTEALNDLKALEQRAEDRLERTNSGAGANGGNSRNGGNSGEAAK from the coding sequence ATGACGCTCGCCGCTTACACCACCTCCACCGGTGAGGCCTTCCAGTTCTGGGTCCTCGGCACCATCGCCGTGGTCGGGGCCCTGTGCACCGTCTTCATGAAGAGGGCCGTGCACAGCGCCCTCTGCCTCGCCGGCACCATGATCATCCTGGCGGTGTTCTACCTCGCCAACGGCGCCTACTTCCTGGGCATCGTGCAGATCGTCGTCTACACCGGCGCGATCATGATGCTGTTCCTGTTCGTGGTGATGCTCGTCGGTGTCACCGCGGCGGACTCCCTGAAGGAGACCATCAAGGGCCAGCGATGGCTGGCCCTCCTGTGCGGCCTCGGCTTCGGCATCCTGCTGATCGCGGGCATCGGCAACGCCTCGCTGACGGAGTTCAACGGCCTCGGCACGGCGAACGCGGGCGGCAACGTGGAGGGCCTCGCGGCCCTGATCTTCACCGACTACGTGTTCGCCTTCGAGCTCACCGGCGCCCTCCTCATCACGGCCGCCGTCGGCGCCATGGTCCTCACCCACCGCGAGCGCACCGAGCGCGCCAAGACCCAGCGCGAGCTGGCCGAACAGCGCGTACGCGAGGGCAAGCACCTCCCGCCGCTGCCGGCCCCCGGCGTCTACGCCCGGCACAACGCGGTCGACATCGCCGGGCTGCTGCCCGACGGCACCCCGTCCGAGCTGACCGTCAGCAAGACCCTGCGGGACCGGGGCCAGATCCGCGACGTGTCGACCGAGGCGCTGAACGACCTCAAGGCACTGGAGCAGCGCGCCGAGGACCGCCTGGAGCGCACCAACAGCGGCGCCGGTGCAAACGGCGGAAACAGCCGGAACGGCGGCAACAGCGGGGAGGCAGCGAAGTGA